TAGCAAAAAATATTGTTGTCGAATTTTCTGGTAAAGAAGACGAAGCAGCAAGAACTACGTATTTTACAAACGAAGGACTTCATATAGTTCGTTTTACAAATGAAGAGGTTTTAGAAAATGTTTTAGGTGTTGTATCTAAAATTAATAATACCATTCAATTTGCAAAACCTCTTGAAAAATCAACAGTTGAGGTAGCAGAAACAGTAGTACAAAACGATTATAAAATAGACGTTTTTACTACAAGACCTGATACTATTTACGGAGTATCTTTTATGACACTAGCTCCAGAACATGAGTTGGTAACTAAAATTACAAGTGAATCTCAAAAGAAAGCTGTTTATGCTTACATAAAAGCAACAGCAAAGCGTTCTGAAAGAGATAGAATGGCAGATGTAAAAACTATTTCAGGAGTATTTACAGGAGCATATGCTTTACACCCATTCACAGGAAAACAAGTGCCAATTTGGATTGGTGATTACGTATTAGCAAACTACGGAACAGGTGCAGTTATGGCAGTTCCTTGTGGTGATCAACGTGATTATGACTTCGCAAAAAACTTCGGATTAGAAATTCCTAATATTTTTGCTGATGTTGATATTTCTGAAAATGCTCATGCAGATAAAGAAGGAACAAAAATTGCAAATTCTGATTTCTTAGATGGTTTATCATATAAAAAAGCCGTGAAATTAGCTATCTATGAAATGGAAAAGCAAGGTTTCGGTTTTGGAAAAATAAACTACCGTTTACGTGACGCTGTATTTAGTCGTCAGCGTTATTGGGGAGAGCCTTTTCCAGTTTTTTATAAAGATGGAATGCCACAAATGATTGACGCAAAATACTTGCCAATCGTTTTACCAGAAGTTGAAAAATATTTGCCAACTGAAGATGGAAAACCACCTTTAGGAAATGCTGAGGTTTGGGCTTGGGATACTGAGAAAAATGAAGTAGTTTCTAACGATTTAATTAATAATGAAACTATTTTTAATCTAGAATTAAATACAATGCCAGGTTGGGCAGGAAGTTCTTGGTATTTTAATCGTTATATGGATGCTACAAATGATGGAGAATTTGTAAGCAAAGAAGCGGCTGATTACTGGAAAGAAATCGATTTATATATTGGAGGTTCTGAACATGCAACAGGACATTTATTATATGCTCGTTTTTGGCAAAAATTCTTGTTCGATAAAGGAGCTTTACCTGTTGATGAGTTTGCTAAAAAATTAATCAATCAAGGAATGATTTTAGGAACATCAGCACTTGTTTATGAAGCATTGTTTGATGGTAAAAAACATAATTTATATGTTTCAGCTGATTATTTTCAAGGAGAAAATCAAATAGAAGATACAGAAGCCGATGATAAATTAGGTTCTCGATTACATAAAAAATTAGTCGAAGCAGGTTTAACAGAAGAAACAGAAGAATCTTTAACGTACAGACCAATTCATATTTGTGTAAGTACTTTAGAAGGAGATATCAATATAAATATTGATAAATTAAAAGCTTGGAGATCAGAATTTGAAACAGCAGAATTTGTTTTTGGAAGAGATAATCAATTTGTTTGTTACAGAGAAGTTGAGAAAATGTCTAAATCGAAACACAATGTTGTAAATCCTGATTTAATTTGTGAAGAATTTGGTGCAGATGCATTACGTTTATTCGAAATGTTTTTAGGTCCTTTAGAACAAACCAAGCCTTGGAAAACTTCAGGTATTTCAGGAGTATATTCTTTCTTAAAGAAATTATGGAAATTATATGTTGGCGAAGAAGGAGTTATTGTAACAGAAGCTGAACCAACTAAAGAAGAGTTAAAGGTTTTACACAAAACAATTAAAAAGGTAGAAGAAGATATTGAGAATTTCTCTTTCAACACTTCGGTTTCTACTTTTATGATTGCTGTAAACGAATTAACTGCTTTAAAATGTAATAAACGTGCAATTTTAGAGCCAATATTAGCTTTAATTTCACCATATGCACCACATATTGCGGAAGAATTATGGAATCAATTAGGACATGAAGGTTCAATTTCAACTATTGATTTTCCAATATTTGAAGCATCTTATTTAGTGGAAAGTTCTAAAAATTATCCAGTTTCTTTTAACGGAAAAATGCGTTTTACTTTAGAGTTAGCATTAGATTTATCAAAAGAAGAAATTGAAAAAATTGTAATGGCTGATGAACGTACAATTGCACAATTAAAAGGAGAAACTCCTAAAAAGGTAATTATTGTTCCTGGAAAAATAATTAATATTGTAGGATAATACTTAAAATATAAAATATTTAAAAGCCACAAACAAATTTGTTTGTGGCTTTCTTTTTTTAGTTATTTTCGTTAAAAAATATAACTATGAAATTACTTAAAATCATTTGCTTTTTATTCACTTTTACTTTATTAACAAATTGTGCTTCTGGTTATAAATCAATTAATCCAGCTAGTTTAAATTATTTATCTAAAAGCATTGATAACGGTGTTATTCTTGAATATAAATATGAATTATTAAATAAAAAATATAAGAAAAAAGAATTAGCTAAGGGTATTAAGTTAATTGCAATTAAGCTTACAAATAATTCGAATAAAGATTTAACTTTTGGTGAAGATTTAAAATTGACTTATGATGACGGTACGGGTTTATATATTATGGAAAATGAATTGATTTTTAAATCGTTAAAACAAAGTGTTACTTCTTATTTATGGTATTTATTATTAACACCACTTAATATTTATACAACAAGTTATAGTAGCCGAGGTTATGAAGAAACTAGTTCAACACCTGTTGGTTTAATTATTGGTCCAGGATTAGCAGCAGGAAATATGATTGCTGCAGGTTCTGCAAATGAAAAATTTAAAAAAGACTTATTAAACTATAATATTAACGGTACTATAATTAAAAAAGGAGAAAAAATATCAGGATTAATTGGTGTAAGGTCTGATAGCTATCATAGTATTAAAGTTCGTGTTTTAGAATAATTTTTAATAGAAATAACGATAAATGGTGATGTATAATAATTTTATACATCACCATTTTTTATATAATAAATATTTTATGAGTAAATTATCGATTAAAAGTTCTTGGCTTTTTTTATTAATACCTATCGGAATTATTTTTTTTGTAGTTACACCACAGCTTCAAAATCAATATGAAAGATATAACAATAATCAAATAACGCTTCAAAATGATATTCGCACTTTAGATTCATTAAAGCAATCAAAAAAATTAAATCGAAAAGGTACACATCTACTTAAAAGATTAGAAATTACGGTTGCTGTTCATCAAAAAGTTTATGGAAAACAAAAATTTCTATATTATAAAACAGGTGGAATGTTACTTGTTTTAGTCTTTATGGGAATCGGTATGCTAGTAACAAGTTATCTTTCTAATAGAAAAAAAACATCCTCTAAAAACAAACAAATCGATTTTACTTTTGATGATTTTAATACCGATGAAATAGGAAGAAGTATTTCGTGGGATGGTTTAGAAAGTTCAGGAAGCAATTTTGCCAGTGAAACATTTAAAAAAACAGCACAAGGTTATAAAATAACAGGAAGTTCGTTTACGAAAGTTTTTGCGTGGAGTTTTTTATTGATAGGATTAAATTATGTAGCTGTTTCAATTTATGAATATTATCAAACTTCTGATATTCCGCTTACTTTTATGAAAGGCGGAAAATTATTTTTTACATCAGGAGGTGTTTTCTTAATTGTAGGAGTTATTTTATTATTTATGTTTTCTCCAAAAGCATATATATACACCCGAAAAAGAAAAATTATTGTTGGAGGAGAATTATTAACTTTTCAACAAATACACGCCTTACAGGTTTTAGAAAAATTTATATCAGGTAACAGCTCTTCGGGAAGTTATTTTTCTTATGAATTAAATTTAATCACTAAAAATGGAGAACGTTATAATTTATTAAATCATGGTGATAAAACCTATATTTTAAGCGATATGATGAAAATAAGCAAATTATTAAATGTATCCGTTTGGAATAATGGCGTTGTATAACATCGATTAAATAAACTTTTAGTAATTTAGATTTCAAATAGAACCAAAACCTGTGCATATTTTATCTTGTAATAAACAAACTTTAAATGTTCGATATTTTTATAATATCAATGAAATATCAACGAATATTTGGCAACAATTAAACTGTACTAATAACTGGTATTTTCATCCGAAGTATTTAGAAGCTTTACAGCAAAACAACTCAAAAATACAATTTGCATACATTGTTTTGTTTGATGAAAAAAATAGTGCCGTAGCTTTGGCGACCATTCAAATTGTCGATTTTTATTTAGATAGCGTTCAAAATGATATGCAATCTATTGTACATTGGGTAAAATGTACAGGACGAAAATTAGGTTTTTTATCTCCAGAAAAAACATTTAAAATTCTCACTTGCGGAAATACTTTTGTAAGTGGTGAACATGGAATTTTTATCAAAAAAAATCAAAATAGAAATGAAATTCTTCCGCAAATAGCCGAAGCAGTATTAGAGTTTTCTAATTTAAAACCTCAAAATACAGCCGATGCTTTTATGCTAAAAGATTTTGAAAATAAATCATTGTTTAGTAAATCAGTATTAAAAGAAGAAAGCTATAATTCTTTTAATGTAGATCCTAATATGGTTTTATATATATCCGAAAATTGGAATTCTTTAGATGATTATTTAGCAGATTTAAAAACAAAATTTAGAGTAAAAGCCAGAAAAGCATTCAAAAATAGTGCTATTTTAAAAACAGAAGATATTACCGCAGATAGATTGAAAGATTTATTTCCTGAAATGACGGAGTTATATAAAACAGTTTCTAGTAAAGCGAGTTTTAATTTAGGTGATTTCAATTTACAAACTTTTCAAACTTTAAAAGATAATTTAGGCGATGCTTATTTTTTAAAAGCCTATTGGTTAGAAGATAAATTAGTTGGTTTTTTATCAGGAATTTTTAATCAAGATTCACTAGATGCTCATTTTGTAGGTATCGATTATCAGAATAATAAAGAGTACGCTATTTATCAGCGAATGTTATACGATTATATTTCTTTAGGAATAGAGAGTCAAGTAAAATCAATAAATTTTGGAAGAACAGCTAGCGAAATAAAAAGTTCAGTTGGTGCTGTTCCTCAGGATTTAACCATTTATTTACGACATAAAAAAACGATTACAAACAGTATTTTAAGTTTGTTTTTGAAAAAAATTCAACCTTCGGAATTTAAACAGCAATATCCTTTTAAAGAGAAAAAATTACTATCAGAAGTTAAATTATAACTATGAAAAATACAGCAGAATTATTAAAGATATTAATGCTAGAAAATCTAGGAAACAATAATTTTAATGGAATAAGTAAAGATATTGGAAGTCCAATTGTATTTGGCGGACAAGTTTTAGCACAGTCTTTAAATGCAGCTTATAGAACGGTTTCTGATGAGCGTATTTTACATTCCTTGCATTCGTATTTTTTAGAAGCTGGAAATTTAGAAGTGCCGATAAAATATAATGTACAAGTAATTCGTGATGGCGGAAGTTTTTCTACTCGAAGAGTTACAGCAACTCAAGAAGATAAAACTATTTTTATTTTAGCATGTTCTTTTCATAAAAAGGAGGAAGGTTACGAACATCAAAAGCCAATTAAAAAAGACATAAAACAGCCTGAAGAATTGTTAAGTTGGTCGGATATGTTAGTGCAATTCAGCGATTTTTTACCTAAAAAATTAAAAGCTTTTTTAAGTATCGAGCGACCTGTCGATTTTAAACCTGTTC
The Tenacibaculum pacificus DNA segment above includes these coding regions:
- a CDS encoding class I tRNA ligase family protein; the encoded protein is MQYNHQDIEKKWQQFWADNQTFKASNESEKPKYYVLDMFPYPSGAGLHVGHPLGYIASDIYARYKRHKGFNVLHPQGYDSFGLPAEQYAIQTGQHPAITTETNINTYRRQLDTIGFSFDWSREVRTSSPEYYKWTQWIFIQLFNSWYNKDSDKAEDVSTLISVFETEGNASVNAVSEEDIAVFSAEQWNGFSDKEKEAILLQYRLTYLSDTEVNWCPGLGTVLANDEIINGVSERGAHPVIRKKMTQWSMRISAYSQRLLDGLENIDWPQPLKDSQTNWIGRSEGAMVTFKVDALEVEAGVKLSFKELEALKEMRLNLSKAEEVLWNELKNKKGASKFRKKYTIGTFLVDYVCLAKNIVVEFSGKEDEAARTTYFTNEGLHIVRFTNEEVLENVLGVVSKINNTIQFAKPLEKSTVEVAETVVQNDYKIDVFTTRPDTIYGVSFMTLAPEHELVTKITSESQKKAVYAYIKATAKRSERDRMADVKTISGVFTGAYALHPFTGKQVPIWIGDYVLANYGTGAVMAVPCGDQRDYDFAKNFGLEIPNIFADVDISENAHADKEGTKIANSDFLDGLSYKKAVKLAIYEMEKQGFGFGKINYRLRDAVFSRQRYWGEPFPVFYKDGMPQMIDAKYLPIVLPEVEKYLPTEDGKPPLGNAEVWAWDTEKNEVVSNDLINNETIFNLELNTMPGWAGSSWYFNRYMDATNDGEFVSKEAADYWKEIDLYIGGSEHATGHLLYARFWQKFLFDKGALPVDEFAKKLINQGMILGTSALVYEALFDGKKHNLYVSADYFQGENQIEDTEADDKLGSRLHKKLVEAGLTEETEESLTYRPIHICVSTLEGDININIDKLKAWRSEFETAEFVFGRDNQFVCYREVEKMSKSKHNVVNPDLICEEFGADALRLFEMFLGPLEQTKPWKTSGISGVYSFLKKLWKLYVGEEGVIVTEAEPTKEELKVLHKTIKKVEEDIENFSFNTSVSTFMIAVNELTALKCNKRAILEPILALISPYAPHIAEELWNQLGHEGSISTIDFPIFEASYLVESSKNYPVSFNGKMRFTLELALDLSKEEIEKIVMADERTIAQLKGETPKKVIIVPGKIINIVG
- a CDS encoding GNAT family N-acetyltransferase gives rise to the protein MHILSCNKQTLNVRYFYNINEISTNIWQQLNCTNNWYFHPKYLEALQQNNSKIQFAYIVLFDEKNSAVALATIQIVDFYLDSVQNDMQSIVHWVKCTGRKLGFLSPEKTFKILTCGNTFVSGEHGIFIKKNQNRNEILPQIAEAVLEFSNLKPQNTADAFMLKDFENKSLFSKSVLKEESYNSFNVDPNMVLYISENWNSLDDYLADLKTKFRVKARKAFKNSAILKTEDITADRLKDLFPEMTELYKTVSSKASFNLGDFNLQTFQTLKDNLGDAYFLKAYWLEDKLVGFLSGIFNQDSLDAHFVGIDYQNNKEYAIYQRMLYDYISLGIESQVKSINFGRTASEIKSSVGAVPQDLTIYLRHKKTITNSILSLFLKKIQPSEFKQQYPFKEKKLLSEVKL
- a CDS encoding acyl-CoA thioesterase — its product is MKNTAELLKILMLENLGNNNFNGISKDIGSPIVFGGQVLAQSLNAAYRTVSDERILHSLHSYFLEAGNLEVPIKYNVQVIRDGGSFSTRRVTATQEDKTIFILACSFHKKEEGYEHQKPIKKDIKQPEELLSWSDMLVQFSDFLPKKLKAFLSIERPVDFKPVHIVNPFDLKDLPPVVDVWFKLKNASQDLNLALKQQILTYISDYNILTTCLNPNASVAHFGNTQMASLDHSMWFYRDFDFNDWLLFSIESPNTFGARGFATGNIYTRKGVLVASVAQEGLMRAIKKK